The DNA window CAGGGATTGAAACAGTAAACACCTGACAGCTGTTTCAGATCGATATAACGTTGCAGCTCAGCGGGCAGCGGACCAACGTGAGACCTCAGACAGGTGTGTTTGTCcgtcacactgcagctctgaaagGTGCTTGACCGACCGCCGGACAAAGATCAACGTTGgtttcatcatcctcttcacCATCATTTATCTTTAGCGGTTGTTGACCACCGACGGGACAGTGAAGCTCAGGTCGAGATGGATAATGTCATGGGACTGGAAGGTTGTTGGTTTGATTCCCACCATTTTTGATAAGACTCAGCAGAtaatggatgttttgttttgatgttctgGTTCAGATTTGAATCATTATCAGAAGataaatgatgattttaatcTAATTCTTTGGTTTCTGACAAAATGTCTGTAACAAACTACACTCCCATCAGCCTCATGGCAACACTTTTAATGTAACATGTAATGctaaaatgttacatattatatctttaacacaaacctccacctccagattTAACAATTATtaatatgttacatttttttttaaatcctttcttagaaatacaacataaaaaaacacatttattttaggtgaaataatcacagttttatttttaaacagctgtttgcaggatgctTATATTAATAACTAATTAACTAAATAACTAATAAAACAATTTCTGTaatttaaggtcagtttgtttattcagccatgaaaacaaatagagtttgtttatttggtttgtttaagcagaaaaagatttttttcgttggattaaaatgtcttccctaaAACTACGGAGTGAACCTTTATCGTTCTGAAATGACTCAGCGATCTCTCAGTCACTTCCATATTTTACTTCCAGCAGCCTCGTCATGACCACAGGAAGGTTTGTTtcctcatttctctcctcaTTGGCTGAGTCAGTTTTCCACCTTGATGGAAGCAGAAACATGAGAACTAAGTTCATATGACTTCAACtgagagcgaaaaaaaaaaaaacgattctTGCCCTGTGACTTCGAACAGGATGAAACAGGAGCTGACTTTGACTCTGATCACGTTGTGCGAAAGTAAAACAACTGTGTTGGGAGATAACtaacaagaaaaagaagttaaataccgcatgtgtgtttgaatgtttgagaTAAACTGACAGATAAAATgtccctgtcagtgtttctgtgaaaatTCTCCTATTGCTCAAGATAAATAAACTAAATCCTCTTGGACTTGCTGGAAAACACGTCGTCACAAAGATAAGAGTTTCTACACAACTCATCACTGAAGCAGTTAAATAAGGTTTTCACTGCAGGACTTGTgtgtaatggagtattttcacagtgtggtatTAGTTCTCCCACCTGATTACCTGAGTAAAGAATCTGACTACTTCTATCATTACTTTCCCTTCATGGCATTTCCACAAGACATTTAACTGTGATATAAATACAAACTGCACATTCTGCACCGCTCAACCTGAAACTGTGGAAACGATGAAAGATGTTCTCTAATTTAATaccaacactttttttcccccaaatatCTTGCATTATTATTgtatatatgttatattttaCCATTCtatttgataaataatgaaaaaataaacgtACACCTCCTGTGCATCTTAACTTAAACCTTCTGAAGAGACCttatcttttgttttaatgatgatttaatcGCACATTTACTactaatacatttttaatttttttgtaaaGTGCTGACAGtttgttatttcacacacacacacacacacacacacacacacacacacacacacacacacacacacacacacacactttatttaaatatgtgaaattGTGATCTAGaagctgtaaataaaaaaacactgttgtgtcCACCTCCGACCTGCAGGGGGCGATGACGTCAATCTGTTCATCCCTCCGAACCCGGAAGTGCTTTCCAGGCTGTCGTGCGTGCACCGTGTTTACACTGAGGTCAGCTAGCTTCAGCTACACGAGTATTAACTCTGaactttattatttatcttcGTTTTATTTAACCAACATGTCTTCCGACGACACATTTGAGGGACAGTCTGCACTGAAGGAGGAACTGaacaaaaaggtgaaaagatTTAAGCCTTCGTAGCTCCAATGTTAGCAGCAAACATTAGCCGGTGAACGTGTAGCTAGCTTAGCAAATCTGAATGTGGGGTACAAATACACGTTTATGTTTCAGTGTTAATGACTCTTTTCTACAAGAAACGCCTTGAAATTGTTGCctgaattatataaaatattatcAGCTCAGTGGTTTGATTCGTGTTGTTAACTTTCAGATAAAGGAGCAGAAGATTGTGCTGGACGAGCTCTCCAACCTGAAGAAAACCAgagtgagtttgtgttttattttaacttaattgaaagaattgaattgaattcatGTAATACAGgcagaacaacaaacatgttGGTCATCATAAAGACTGCAGAATCTGGgaatatagaaaaataaatgacgAATTatagtgaaacaaaaaatatagtAAGTAAATAAAATTCAATCActacagggaagaaaaaaggaagaaaatgtaagaaaaggaaaaaaaaacaaaacaacaaagaataaGAAAACAGCCAACATGTACCCGAAATTCATGTATCCATGGATGAGTATGAAGGCCTGAAACtgccaaataataataaaaaaagattaataaataTGTcaataaatgcaccaaaatgtcaaattaaaaatacaatgtGAGCATGAATTGATTTGTAAAATTTgagataaatatacatattacTCCATGgcatatttatttcagattttaactTTTAGGTATAAtacattgttgttattgttaattGTCTAGTTTAAGGTAAAATAATCTAAAGAATATCcaagctgttgttttcttttgtctccttttctctctcagcagtttgtgtattaatgcacattttgtatttctttgtccTCAGAAAGTTTACATCCAGCAGAGGAACAGCAACATCTTCTTCCTAGCAGACAGAAGTCAGACACTGAGTTCTTGCAAAAGTGAGTTGAGAGCTGCAAACATGATTCAAagtctttgtatttatttattttatttatttgacagggacCGTGCACAGTGTCTCAGCTGTACCAGAGTTAGCTGTAACTTAATATAAATCTGTAGTCCCTgtgtcatgaaaataaatactaTAGCATACAAAAAAGTTATAACATAAACATAATCACTTTAAACATACTgataaatattttctgtgtaCAGAGGAGCTGGACATCATGAAaaaggagctgcaggatttgtaagaCCAACCTTCACAACAACAATGTGCGGCATCTTCTGTCTGTTGACTTTAACGCCCTCTCAGTTTGAGAGGGACAAAACAGTTCATGAACATTTGAAGAGAAGAGGACCCAGCCAGAGCCAGGACCTCACAGTTACAGGTTCCTGTTATCAGTGTTTATTCTCTGCTCACGTCCTTCACATGAGAGGCCTTCTAACACCTCAGCCAGTCGAGGACAACGCTGGGAATGTGCTCGAGTGGAACGGGGAGATTTTTGGAGGTCTTCCAGTGAAGCCTCAGGAAAATGACACCACTGTTGTCTCGCAGCGGCTGTCAACCTGCAGCAGCCCCTCAGAGATTCTGTCAGTTCTGTCCTCTATACGAGGACCGTGGGGGTTTGTTTACTACCAGAAGGCTGGAGATTATCTCTGGTTTGGGAGAGACTTCTTTGGCAGACGGAGTTTGTTGTGGAGATTCGATACAGAGCTCAACGCCTTGACTCTGACTTCTGTGGCAGCCCGTGGTTCTGGATCTGATCCGGCTGTTTGGCAGGAAGTCCCAGCTGCTGGTGTGTACAGGATTGACCTGAAGGCGACTGCAGAGTCTGGATCTGTGATGTTTGAGGTTTATCCCTGGGCTGATGGAGGAACTGATGAAGTCTCGAGCTGCTGTGAAACCATATCAGAGTCTGTTCCCAGCAGCTGCACTGCTGTGATGAATCAGTCCGGCCTCGTGCTGCCCACACCTGTGTGTCCTCTGAATACAACCATCCCGACGTCATTCAATGAGACAGAAGATCATCAAAACTCGTCTGTTAAAGATCTGGAGCAGCTGCTTGCAAGCAAAGACAAAAACGATGAGGTGAACCAACTTATCAGTGTTCTCAGTGAGGCTGTAAGGCGTCGAGTTCAGGCTCTGCCCCTCAGGGAACAAGACGCCTCTCTTCCTGATGAGCGGGCGAGTGTTGCTTTACTTTTCTCAGGGGGGATCGATTCGATGATCCTGGCTGCTTTAGCTGACCGTCACATACCTGCTCATCAGCCAATAGACCTTCTCAATGTAGCGTTTAAACTCCAGGAGCCAAAGAAGCAGAAAGagtctgcaaacaaacacaagaaacacaacaataagccaaaaactgctgcagctgactctCGAACATCCGGGCCGTTTGACGTTCCAGACAGAATTACAGGAAAAGCCGGTCTCAAGGAATTACAAGACTTGAATCCTGAGAGAAGGTGGAATTTTGTGGAAATCAACGTAAcgcaggaggagctgcagaaaatgCGCGAGGAACGGATCTGTCATTTGGTTTACCCGCTTGATACGGTGCTGGATGACAGCATCGGATGTGCCGTGTGGTTCGCAGCGAGAGGGACGGGGTTCATCATGGAGGACGGCGACCAGAGGGCCTTCACATCCTCAGCAAAGGTGGAGAACAGACCTTTTTTTATCAATCCAGAAGATTTGatcacaaactaaaaaaaaaagttatacatTGAGCtatgtttctcttcctcctaGGTAATTCTGACAGGAATCGGAGCGGATGAGCAGCTAGCAGGTTACTCCAGACACAGAGTCCGATTTAAGACGTCTGGATTTGAGGGGCTGATTCAGGAACTGGCCATGGAGCTGGGCAGGATCTCCTGCAGGAATTTGGGCCGAGATGACCGAGTGATCGGAGACCACGGGAAAGAGGCGAGGTGAGTGTGATACCTGATTCGACCTCCAGGTGTTACCAGAGCCTGATGTGATGGGACGATGTGTCTTTGCTATGGTTTAACATGTAAAAGGtattattaaattatatttaatgcagaatttgcattttgtgtgatctggcgccccccacagttcCTGAGTGCAACAGCAAAGTTATAAAATTTACAAATCTCCGGTCTGTAACAATCATATTTCCTCAAAACGTTTGAGGGAGCGTTCATGAGAACCGGTTGGatttacaacacaaaaacatattgcCTGCAGGCGAGGAGTCATAAAATGTGGAAGCAGATTCCAGAAAACAGTAAATCCTTTCTTTGTGCGGTGTATGCTCCTTTCTTTAGTCTTGGCATTGTGACGTGGAGCCAGCATGAACAACGCCAGGACtctgaaactgaagctgctACATGGAATTCTGCcatcattcattattaatacttgtgttttctgttaaagAAGCCCATCATGCCAGTGAAGGAACATTAACTATGCTCTGGACTGAAACAGGCTTCATCCTGTCAAACAGTGAGATCTGAGTCTGATGGAACAGAGCAAGAAGTGGAATTAAGTTTCAGGAatccactttttcttttgaggCTAAAAGATATCAGAAGAAGTTcctttgattacatttatttgtttctgtccaAATCAGGAAAGGATTTACTTTCAGGCCAAACtgaggtctgtttgtttacagtatgtCCAATGACAGATGAACATACGTTCACCTCCACATTAAGAGTCTTGAACTGATCCAACTCTTGACTGCAGATTTCCCTACTTGGACGAGGACGTGGTGAGCTACTTGAACTCTCTTCCCGTGTGGGACAAAGCAGATCTGACGCTCCCTCGAGGCGTCGGGGAGAAACTCCTCCTGAGACTGGCGGCGAAGCAGCTCAGGCTCGGCCAATCAGCCGTCCTGCCCAAGAGAGCCATGCAGTTCGGCTCCCGCATCGCAAAGATGGAGGACAAACGTGAAAAGGCCTCAGACAAATGCACAAGACTCCTCACCGGATAGACAAAATCATTGGCTGTGATGAAAgaatataaaaatcattttaatagaaaaatatgaattataaaATGATGTACAATTGATATTTACAGTTGAAATTCTTGATTTCCTCTTACAGATTCTTGAAGTTGATCATTTGATTGTCTTTGTGCTCATCTTGGATACTTTTTTAAACACGCCGCAATAAATATGGTGGATTTGTCCATCTGTGTCCTCTACACCATGTAAGACTCAACATCCTGCAGTTGTTCTCTGAAGTAAAGGTCACATTCAATATAAGAGGGAAGGTTTCCAACATCGAACCGGCCAGAGATCTGATGGACGTAAACCGGCTtcctgaaagacaaagaaacaacgAAAACAGCCTTGTtattaagaaaaacacaaatagatCAAACTCAAAAAGTCTTATGTCTTTATGTTGAGTATTTACATCAttatacacaaatgaaaaatgaccaTCTGCCTGTCACAAAGCAGGATTATAATATTATTTCCAGAGTGAAACTTGGCCCGCAGCCTCTTGAGGGTCCAGCAGAAGTTACCTTGGAATGAGCCAAGACACAAAGTTTCCTGGAGCGTCTTTCTCTTCAATCGGAGCCTCCTGAGGAAGTGAAAAGttgtgaaaattaaataaaaacacaccactgGGTCTGAATTCATGTCACATGTGGGACTTGACAAGTTTACCTTCTTCTCCTCAATGAAGGTGTCCAACAGAGGAAGGCTGTTCTTCGAAAACACGTAGAAACAGGGACACTGAAAAGCGAAGAAGTTATTAGCTGGGTGTTGCCTGAAAGTTTGATTAACACTTTGACTGCGTACGTTGGGCATCACGTAACATGTCATGAACTTGATAATCGTCACGTCGGACAGCAGGATTGGAAGCCATTGAACCGACAAGcattgttcagtgtttgtggtgaaCTTACAGCTCTCCTCGACTTCGTCTCAGTAGGAAGAGGTTTCTCCTTCATACAGAGGACGCGCAGGTCACCGTCCACTTCCAATATCCCGTATTTATGAGTTTCTATAAAGACACGTACAGAACCAACAACAGTTAACAGCTTCTGTAAGGTTAAACTTGAAGCCTGGCTGCTTTACAAACTCACCCTCGTCTTTGCACTGGTACGACAGCACCAGGCAGCTGTCCTCACACTTCGCCTGGTGGCCAGAAAACGTCTCTTTGACTTTACTGAGGCTGAAATCTTCTTTGAACAGGGTGTCACTGTGGATGGAAAAGAAGCCTTGAGTTCACAGCTCAAACAACATCTCTGTGCGTCATACTGATCATGCTAACTCAGTAAACTCACCCCCCAATCACCAAGACATGGTCGTCTATCTTGAAGTGTTTCACTGCTAGTTGCAGACAGGCCACAGCGCCAAGACGCCCCTGATAGAAGGAAGAAAGTTGACTTGATTACGAGGTTTAATCATGCTGATAATAATGTGACCATCTCTGAGCTAAAGAAACCCGTCTAAAATCTTAAGACTTGCTTAAGCACAAGCTTGCTCTACTGTACTTGAACCAAAGTTACCGAGCCAGGTGTACTGGGTATAAAAAGACGATATGTTGTAAAAACAATTGTTGTAAAGTTGCGTTTACCTCGTTGGTTCTCGTCTGATCGTTGAGAATCTTGACATTTGTGAAATTTGACGCCCACTCCTCAAATGCAGCGTGATAAACAGCGTTAGTCTGTGGAGAGAACAACAGGAAGAGATGAACAGGAGCATAAAGGGTCTCAGTTCAggtttaaactttattttcttgattaaacaatttgttattttcactataaaatgtcagaagatgtcttcctcaaatgtcttgttttgttcacaaccggaaaatattcagtttactgtcatagaggaagaaaaacatacgtttaagaagctggaatctgaGAATTGCTTGTAAAAAATCTACCAAAACTATCAATATAGTTGGCGATTAATAGAATAGTTGACAAGTAATCTATTAACCACCAGGCTGTGGCTATATTTGAGACGTCTGCTGTGATTTTTACTACATAAACAATTGTACTGGATGCAAAGTTTATATACAAAATATAGTCAAACTAGTAATCATAATACAATATTACTAATTTTAGTgtcatgatttttgtttttactctgttCTTATTGATGCAGTGACAtgcaaatatttacatattttcaaCTTAAATTCAAGGCTTTTAAAGAACTTTTCAAGAACATTTTAGACGCATTAAAAACTTTTGTACAAATCATCCTCAACTTGTTCAAGCACTTAAGATAAGTATGAATGTATATAGTATATGTATTCAGTCCTGTGCAAAGATTTGTTTTATGTAAGTTAGGAACATGGTTATCAAGGTGAGTTAATCTACATTTTAGCCACCAGCTAAGTGCAAGTGTAAAGTAAacaacgagaaaaaaaaacaaatctaaattaTTAGCTCAATGTTGTGGAGACAGAAgtgttattttcctctcaaaCCAAGAAGCAGCATAAAATGAACAATCGTCATAATTTTGGTGacaaaaattaataattaacaactattttatttttgatttgggtGTTTACTGTAGCTGTCAGTCATTTAAGTTACCTACAACAACATAGATGGAGTCCACACAGCCGGAGGCGGTCAGAGCCTGGACCCAGTGAGAGACCAGAGCGCACCGTCCCACCGGCAGCAAAGGCTTGGCGGTACCGGCCAGGTGAGCGAACCTCCCGCTGCTGTCAGCCAGCACGTCCCTCTGGAGCCTGGTCCCATAACCGGCGGCGAGAATTACAGCTTTCATTTAAACTCTGGACCGACACGACGCTCActtgttagctctgttagctaTATTAGCGGTGTTAGCACTGTTAGCTTTGTTAACGGTTAACAAATTACAAACACGTAGGAGAGAAAAGTTAGCAAACATTCCATTAGCCAGGTCCTGACTCATCTCGCGAGATTACCCGCCAGGGCAACGGTCAAAAGTCCAGCTACGCGAGATCACAGATGAGTGTCGGAATTAAAACGCTTCCGGTtacaattttcaaaataaaagtatttttttccccccggtcatttcacattaaaagttaaataCTGGTCACATCTGGAGGTCACAACCCAATTACAGTTATCTGCAATGTTTCAGACAAAAAGGTAGAAGAGGAACAAACAGAACTGAAGCAGACAATGAAACCgtgttttgttgatttatttgcCAACTCATTACAACAGGGACGCATTTGAAATTTTATTCATTAACAAAgataccttgttttttttcgaTCAAAATCCGTTTtctacaaatacaaaaaaactaaGACATATTTATTAGCAATAAGTATGTGGGATGTttgcagaggagagaaatgttcattcatttctttgaGTGCATTTGTTCTGAGCGGTCATTCTACATCTTCGCTGCCACTTCCTGTATCGGGTGCTGCTACGACAGCTTCAGCATCTTTTTCTGGCTCCTGGTCCTCTGAAAGTTCAGGTTGAGTcgtctccatctcttcctctgctggttCTGGTTGAGGCGAtggtgtctctttctctctcgttctctcatCCTCCTGAAGAGAGACAACAATTAGCTTTCAGGGCAAAACATTTTGGTTCCATGTTTTATATTACAGTCACATGTTTTCAGGCAGACACATGACACCTTCTGGATGGTgctggacaaaaaacaaaaaagtgtagTCCTTCAGTGCATCATCCTCTGAACATCACAGGAGGGCGCTTTTAACACACAGGCTGCAACCAGAAGCGTGTCCACTAGCTGAACTGTCCACGACAAGTAATGGTTAGCTCATAAAAATAATCTCACCTGTGAAACAGTTTCAGCAGCTTCCTCCTGAATCACCGGTTCAGACTCTTCTTGCTCCATCGGTTCTTCTTCGTCTTTTGTGTCGGCTGCATGTTGCTGGACCTCCTTCTCCGACTCTGGCAGCTCTGCAGCGGGAGCCTCTTCTTCAGCTGGGGCAGGATCTGATTCCATCTGGATGATttaagagaaaaggaggagacgACAACAACTTGAAAAACAACTTGTCCCTTCATGATCTTTATCATATCAAAAATTTGGAC is part of the Acanthopagrus latus isolate v.2019 chromosome 9, fAcaLat1.1, whole genome shotgun sequence genome and encodes:
- the LOC119025434 gene encoding ASNSD1 upstream open reading frame protein-like, with translation MSSDDTFEGQSALKEELNKKIKEQKIVLDELSNLKKTRKVYIQQRNSNIFFLADRSQTLSSCKKELDIMKKELQDL
- the asnsd1 gene encoding asparagine synthetase domain-containing protein 1, which gives rise to MCGIFCLLTLTPSQFERDKTVHEHLKRRGPSQSQDLTVTGSCYQCLFSAHVLHMRGLLTPQPVEDNAGNVLEWNGEIFGGLPVKPQENDTTVVSQRLSTCSSPSEILSVLSSIRGPWGFVYYQKAGDYLWFGRDFFGRRSLLWRFDTELNALTLTSVAARGSGSDPAVWQEVPAAGVYRIDLKATAESGSVMFEVYPWADGGTDEVSSCCETISESVPSSCTAVMNQSGLVLPTPVCPLNTTIPTSFNETEDHQNSSVKDLEQLLASKDKNDEVNQLISVLSEAVRRRVQALPLREQDASLPDERASVALLFSGGIDSMILAALADRHIPAHQPIDLLNVAFKLQEPKKQKESANKHKKHNNKPKTAAADSRTSGPFDVPDRITGKAGLKELQDLNPERRWNFVEINVTQEELQKMREERICHLVYPLDTVLDDSIGCAVWFAARGTGFIMEDGDQRAFTSSAKVILTGIGADEQLAGYSRHRVRFKTSGFEGLIQELAMELGRISCRNLGRDDRVIGDHGKEARFPYLDEDVVSYLNSLPVWDKADLTLPRGVGEKLLLRLAAKQLRLGQSAVLPKRAMQFGSRIAKMEDKREKASDKCTRLLTG
- the zgc:136439 gene encoding mannose-1-phosphate guanyltransferase, whose translation is MKAVILAAGYGTRLQRDVLADSSGRFAHLAGTAKPLLPVGRCALVSHWVQALTASGCVDSIYVVTNAVYHAAFEEWASNFTNVKILNDQTRTNEGRLGAVACLQLAVKHFKIDDHVLVIGGDTLFKEDFSLSKVKETFSGHQAKCEDSCLVLSYQCKDEETHKYGILEVDGDLRVLCMKEKPLPTETKSRRACPCFYVFSKNSLPLLDTFIEEKKEAPIEEKDAPGNFVSWLIPRKPVYVHQISGRFDVGNLPSYIECDLYFREQLQDVESYMV